In Sulfurihydrogenibium sp., the sequence TTACCTGCACCGGTAGAAATAATAGAAGAAACAGTAATCGGTCCAACCCTTGGAAAAGAATCTATAGATAAAACTCTAACAGCCGGAATTGTGTCCTTTGTTCTCGTTGGACTTTTTATGATATTTAGATATGCAGTATCAGGATTTATCGCAGTAGTTGCACTCATTTTCAACTTAATGCTGCTTTGGGTGACAATGCTTTTATTTGATATTACCCTAACACTTCCCGGTATTGCAGGTATCATATTAAACATAGGTATGGGCGTTGATGGAAACGTTGTTATCTTTGAAAGAATAAAAGAAGAGCTTAAAAATGGTAAAACATTAAGAGTTGCTATAGAAGAAGGGTTTAAAAGAGGGTTTAATGCGGTCTTTGACTCACATATAACAGTAATAATCGCAGCACTTGCTTTACTTGAGTTTGGAAACGCACCACTTAAAGGATTTGCGGCAACACTCTCTATTGGTACATTCATAAACTTATTTACTGCTGTATTTTTAACAAAAATGCTGCTTGATTTAGTACTCGGCGGCAAAAAATACTTTAAATACGCTGTTTAGGAGACAGAAAATGAGAAATTTTATGGTAGAACCACCAAATATAGACTTTTTAAAGATTAGAAAAATAGGCTATGGGATATCTTTAAGTTTGCTAATATTAAGCTTTGTTTTGTTCTTTACAAAAGGGTTTAATCTTGGGCTTGATTTTACAGGTGGAACGTCGATTCAAGTTAAATTTAACCAGCAGATAAGGGTTTCTGATGTTAGAAATCTACTTAAAGACGTAGATTTAGCAGACTCTTTAATTCAAGAAGTAGGGACTAACAAAGATGAAGTTGAAATTAGAGTACCGGCTAAAAAGGGAAGTTCAAGCATTGTTCTTGAAAAAGTAAAAAAAGCATTAGATAGCAAATTCCAAGGTCAGTATGAGATAAGAAAGGTTGAGTTTATAGATGCCTTGGTTGGAAGCGAGATGGCAAAAGCCAGCGTGTATTCTATGATTTTTGTAATGCTTGGGATTTTACTTTTTGTAGGTTATAGATACGAGCCTTTATTTGCAATTGCAGCTGTAATTCCATTGTTCCATGATGCAATCATCACACTTGGTATATTCTCACTTCTTGGAAAAGAGATAGACCTTACGGTGATTGCGGCAATCCTAACAGTTCTTGGATACTCTTTAAACGATACAATCATCGTTTTTGATAGAATCAGAGAAAACATAAAAGCCCGTGGAAGAAAAAATATGGAAAGCATTATCAACAGAAGTATTAACGAAAACTTGGCAAGAACTATAATCACATCAGGAACAGCATTATTTTCTGTAATTGCAATATACTTTTTTGGTGGAGAATCTCTCCAAAACTTTGCATTAGCATTGCTTATAGGTATTGTTTTTGGTACTTACTCATCAATTTACGTTGCTGCACCTTTAATTTTAGAAGTTGAAAAGATTTTAAGAGCAAAAACAAAAAAAGAAACGGTAGGAGCGTAAATGAGATACTTAGAAAGGCTAAAAAATCTAAAAGCTTATAAAACAGAAACAACGCCTTGTAAAGTAAAGTTATCTTCAAACGAAAGCCCATTTGACCTATCAGATAAGTTAAAAGAAAGAATATCTCAAGAAATTAAAAAAATAAACTTTCAAAGATATCCGGACCCACATGCTACAAGGCTTAAAGAAGCAATAGCTAATTTTGTAAATTCAGAAGAAAATTTAAACATAACGTCAGAAAACCTTGTTCTTGGAAATGGTTCAGATGAGTTGATACATCTTTTAATTACAGTTATCGGAGATTTGAAAAATCCCGTTGCTTATCCAGTACCAACCTTTCCTATGTATCAAGTCTCTTCCGACGTAGTAGGAAGACCAAAGGTAGAGTTTGAGCTTGATGAAAATTTTCAGCTTACAAAAGAAGAGATAGATCAGACACTATCAAAAAATCCTGATGCTTTTTTCTTTGCATCTCCAAACAACCCAACAGGAAACAGCTTTAACAAAAGTTTAATAGAATACGTGATAGATAAAGGAGTTTTTACAGTAATAGACGAAGCATACATCCACTTTTCAGATAAAGAAAGCTTTTTAAAAGAAGCTCTGCAGTATGACAATGTGGTCGTATTAAGAACAATGTCAAAGGTAGGACTTGCAAGCATAAGACTTGGATATCTAATAGCAAAAAAAGAAGTAGCTCAAGAGATAAACAAAGCAAGACTACCATTTAACATTACTTACCCAACGCAAGTAATAGGAGAAATTGTACTAACAGAAGGATTAGATGAATTAAACCAGCAAATAAAAGTTGTAAAAGAAGAAAGAATAAGAGTAATGTCAGAAGTTTCTAAGATCAAAGATATAAAAGTATATCCCTCAGATGCAAACTTTTTCTTGATGAAAGTTCCAAACGGAGACCTGCTACATAAACAGCTAATAGAAAAAGGCGTCCTTGTAAGAAACATGTCTCATCTTCCAAAGCTTGAAAACTGTTTGAGAGTTTCTATTGGCAAAAAGGAAGAAAACGATGAATTTATAAAAGCAATGTTTGAAATATTTAAAAATGGATAAAGTAGAGAAAATAATTAACGATTTAGTTTATGTTTTGGTAGAAAAACTACAGCCAGAAAAAATATTACTTTTTGGCTCAAGGGCTAAAGGAGAAAATAAACCATACTCAGATATCGATTTAGCAGTTGAATTAAAACAAAATGTAGATTTTAGACTAAAAAGAAAGATAAAAGAGCTTGTAGAAGATATAAGCGGGATATATTCAGTAGATATTATTTATCTTAATGAATGCAGCGAAAACTTTAAAAACATAGTTTATGAAACAGGAAAAGTTTTATATGAGAAAAGTTGAAATTCTTCAAGCTTTAGAAAATTTAAACAATACTTTAGATAGATTAAGCGAAGCTGTTAAAACTGCAAAAACTGATTTAGAGATAGACGGTACAATCCAGAGATTTGAGTTTTCATTTGAGCTTTTTTTTGAAAACTCTAAAACTTGTATTAAAGTATTACGGCGTTGAATGTAATAATCCGAGAACTTGTATAAAAGAAGCATTTAGAAATGGTTTAATAGATGATGATGAAATTTTTCTTGATATGCTTGAAGATAGAAATTTAACGTCCCATATATATGACAAACAAACAGCAAATGAAATTTTTGAAAGGATTAAAAAATTTTATGCTTCTAAGCTACTTGAAACTGTAAGAAAAATTGAGAGCAAGATTTAAAAAGTTTATCTTCTATTTTGAATGAGAAATTATTTGTTTTTTTAGAATTAAAAAGGAGATTCTTTTAACTGAGACTGTTCAAAAAATCCACATCGTCATCATGAGGAAGAAGTCCGAAGGATCTTATTTTTTGATTTAAAAGAAAAACAGTAGATTCTCCATCTGCTATAGAACAACAATGTGGACTTTTGTAAACACTCTCCCTTAAATCTATTGAAAATTTCTCAAATTTGAGTATATTATTTATATATAACTTGACTTTATCAAAATCAATGCTATTGACAAGATTAAAAAGATGATATATAATATAAAATGAATTAAAATCTAAGAAGGAGGTAGGCGCAAATGGCAAAGTTAAAACCTTTGTATGACAGAGTTGTTATCAAAAGAGTTGAAGAAGAAGTAGCAAAAACTCCATCAGGAATTATTATTCCAGATACGGCGAAAGAAAAACCTCAAATTGGTGAAGTTGTAGCTGTAGGAGAAGGTAAAATGTTAGAAAACGGAAATATAGTTCCACTCAAAGTAAAAGTAGGGGATAAAGTATATTTTAGCAAGTATGCAGGAAATGAAGTTAAAGTTGATGGTGAGGAGTTAATCATTTTAAGAGAAGATGATATCTTAGCAATTATTGAACAATAAGAAAATAAAATAAACAGGAGGTGAGCGTAGATGGCAGCAAAAAGATTAGTTTATGGTGATGAGGCAAGAGCAAAATTAAAAGCAGGTGTTGATAAACTTGCAAATGCAGTTAAAGTAACACTTGGACCAAGAGGTAGAGAAGTAATTTTAGAGAAAAAATGGGGATCTCCAGTCGTTACTAAAGACGGTGTATCTGTTGCAAAAGAAATAGAACTTTCAGACCCATACGAAAACATGGCAGCTCAACTTGTTAAAGAAGTTGCATCTAAGACAGCAGACGTTGCTGGTGATGGTACAACAACAGCTACAGTATTAACTCAAGCAATCTATGAAGAAGGATTAAAAGCAATTGCTTCTGGTGCTAATCCAGTTTATGTAAAAAGAGGAATTGATGAAGCTGTTAAAATAGTTGTTGAAGAACTCAAAAAAATATCTAAACCAGTTACTGGAAGAAAAGAGATTGAACAAGTTGCTACAATCTCTGCAAACAACGACCCAGAAATCGGTAAAATCATTGCAGATGCAATGGAAAAAGTAGGAAAAGATGGTGTAATCACTGTTGAAGAATCTAAATCTGCAGAAACTGTATTAGAAGTAACAGAAGGTATGCAGTTTGATAGAGGATACTTGTCTCCATACTTTGTAACAAATCCAGAAAAAATGGAAGCTGTGTTAGAAAATCCATACATCTTAATCTATGAAAAGAAAATCAGCAATATAAGAGAGCTTTTACCAGTATTAGAAAAAGTTGTTCAAACAAACAGACCACTTTTAATAATTGCTGAAGATGTTGAAGGAGAAGCTCTTGCTACATTAGTAGTAAACCATATCAAAGGAGTATTAAGAGTATGTGCAGTTAAAGCTCCAGGGTTTGGTGAAAGAAGAAAAGCAATGCTCCAAGACATTGCTATCTTAACAGGTGGTACGGCAATCACAGAAGACCTTGGAATCAAACTCGAATCTGTTGATTTAGATATGCTTGGTCAAGCTGATAAAGTTGTTGTAGACAAAGATAACACTACAATCATTGGCGGAAAAGGAAATCCAGAAGATATTAAAGCAAGAATAGAGCAAATCAAAAAACAAATTGAAACAACAACTTCTGAATATGACAAAGAAAAATTACAAGAAAGACTTGCTAAACTCGCCGGTGGTGTAGCTATCATTAAAGTTGGTGCTGCAACAGAAGCGGAATTAAAAGAGAAAAAAGACAGAGTTGATGACGCAGTACATGCTACAAAAGCTGCAGTAGAAGAAGGCATTGTTCCAGGTGGTGGTATTGCATTATTCAGAGCATCAAAAGCACTTTGTAACGTGAAAGAAGAAAACCCAGATAAAGCTTGGGGTATCAAGATTGTTGAAAATGCTTGCAAAGTTCCACTAAAACAAATTGCTTATAACGCAGGATTCGAAGGATCTGTGATAATTGAAAAAATCAAAGATGTTGACAATATAAACTACGGATTCAATGCAGCTACTGGTGAATATGTAGACATGGTAGAAGCTGGTATCATCGACCCAACTAAGGTTGTAAGAACAGCTCTCCAAAACGCTGCATCTGTCGCAGGAACAATGCTTACAGCTGAGTGCTTAGTGGCAGAAATTAAGGAAAAAGAAGAAAAACTCCCAGGCGCAGGCGGTGGAATGGGAGACATGGACTTCTAAGATAAATTCTTAAATTCAATAAATGTATTGAAGCCCCCTTAACGGGGGCTTTTTTGTTTTTTACAAGCCTTCTTTCCTTTTCATCCAACAGCGAAATGAAGGAGCTCTTTTTTGATTTAAGAAGAAAAGTCATGAGATTCTTCGCCGGCTACAGAATTACGATTTGAGTTTTTGGAACAGTCTCATAAAAAACACAAAAGAGTATCAGAATAGTTCTTATACTTTAGTATTGTCAAAATTCACCAATTTCTTGCTCCCAAGATATAATGTCTATATGTTATAATTTTAAAATACGTCGGGTGAGAAATTACCTCCATAGTTTACTTTTTCTAAAAAAGCTATAACCAATAGCATATGCATATAGATAAGCAACAAAAGTCTTAACCTTTCTCCATCTACTTATAAGATTGAAAT encodes:
- the secF gene encoding protein translocase subunit SecF — protein: MRNFMVEPPNIDFLKIRKIGYGISLSLLILSFVLFFTKGFNLGLDFTGGTSIQVKFNQQIRVSDVRNLLKDVDLADSLIQEVGTNKDEVEIRVPAKKGSSSIVLEKVKKALDSKFQGQYEIRKVEFIDALVGSEMAKASVYSMIFVMLGILLFVGYRYEPLFAIAAVIPLFHDAIITLGIFSLLGKEIDLTVIAAILTVLGYSLNDTIIVFDRIRENIKARGRKNMESIINRSINENLARTIITSGTALFSVIAIYFFGGESLQNFALALLIGIVFGTYSSIYVAAPLILEVEKILRAKTKKETVGA
- the hisC gene encoding histidinol-phosphate transaminase — its product is MRYLERLKNLKAYKTETTPCKVKLSSNESPFDLSDKLKERISQEIKKINFQRYPDPHATRLKEAIANFVNSEENLNITSENLVLGNGSDELIHLLITVIGDLKNPVAYPVPTFPMYQVSSDVVGRPKVEFELDENFQLTKEEIDQTLSKNPDAFFFASPNNPTGNSFNKSLIEYVIDKGVFTVIDEAYIHFSDKESFLKEALQYDNVVVLRTMSKVGLASIRLGYLIAKKEVAQEINKARLPFNITYPTQVIGEIVLTEGLDELNQQIKVVKEERIRVMSEVSKIKDIKVYPSDANFFLMKVPNGDLLHKQLIEKGVLVRNMSHLPKLENCLRVSIGKKEENDEFIKAMFEIFKNG
- a CDS encoding nucleotidyltransferase domain-containing protein, whose translation is MKYLKMDKVEKIINDLVYVLVEKLQPEKILLFGSRAKGENKPYSDIDLAVELKQNVDFRLKRKIKELVEDISGIYSVDIIYLNECSENFKNIVYETGKVLYEKS
- the groES gene encoding co-chaperone GroES, translating into MAKLKPLYDRVVIKRVEEEVAKTPSGIIIPDTAKEKPQIGEVVAVGEGKMLENGNIVPLKVKVGDKVYFSKYAGNEVKVDGEELIILREDDILAIIEQ
- the groL gene encoding chaperonin GroEL (60 kDa chaperone family; promotes refolding of misfolded polypeptides especially under stressful conditions; forms two stacked rings of heptamers to form a barrel-shaped 14mer; ends can be capped by GroES; misfolded proteins enter the barrel where they are refolded when GroES binds) — its product is MAAKRLVYGDEARAKLKAGVDKLANAVKVTLGPRGREVILEKKWGSPVVTKDGVSVAKEIELSDPYENMAAQLVKEVASKTADVAGDGTTTATVLTQAIYEEGLKAIASGANPVYVKRGIDEAVKIVVEELKKISKPVTGRKEIEQVATISANNDPEIGKIIADAMEKVGKDGVITVEESKSAETVLEVTEGMQFDRGYLSPYFVTNPEKMEAVLENPYILIYEKKISNIRELLPVLEKVVQTNRPLLIIAEDVEGEALATLVVNHIKGVLRVCAVKAPGFGERRKAMLQDIAILTGGTAITEDLGIKLESVDLDMLGQADKVVVDKDNTTIIGGKGNPEDIKARIEQIKKQIETTTSEYDKEKLQERLAKLAGGVAIIKVGAATEAELKEKKDRVDDAVHATKAAVEEGIVPGGGIALFRASKALCNVKEENPDKAWGIKIVENACKVPLKQIAYNAGFEGSVIIEKIKDVDNINYGFNAATGEYVDMVEAGIIDPTKVVRTALQNAASVAGTMLTAECLVAEIKEKEEKLPGAGGGMGDMDF